Within the Hermetia illucens chromosome 6, iHerIll2.2.curated.20191125, whole genome shotgun sequence genome, the region TGGGCGTACCTAAGCCAAAAGAATCGACGAAGGTGAGTGGTTGAAGTCAAAacgttttgaagattttcatgaAAGTGTCGTTGACATGCTGCAGGGGTTCCTTAGAGCCCTGAAAAAACTTGATCAGAAATTCGGGCGCATGTATGTGGACTTTGGTGAACCGATTTCggcaaaaaacttctttggtagCAATTTGGATAGGATACGACACTCTAATGTTGCGCCCTATCTACAGAAATTAAGCAAAAATGAAATAGCACTTATAAAGGAGTTAGGATTCGAGGTATGGTTCCCACTTAAATTTTCATTAGTAATTGAGTCACTTAGTTACTTATTGTAGGTCGTGCAAAAACAGCAAGAACGAATTGTTATCACCACATTCAACCTAATTGCGTACTTTTATTCCTACAATGTGTTTTTGAATACACGTCTTAGCTTAGAGCAACTGTGCAACGGTAAGTCTATACAAGATTTACCGGaagtttgaatttaaaattacattttcatCTCATATAAAGGCGTTTTGATACTGAAAAACATTTTCGATCGCCTTGGTGCCCATGTGGCCGCAAAAGAGAAAAGTATTAACATGGACGTCATTGAATCAATTGAAATACATTCCAACATTCTACACTTTCCCACGGCCGGTTCAAATCTCGAATTGGTGCGGCCGACAATACAACTGAACGATGTCAATTTGAAAACGTTAAAGGGGCATTACCTAAATGCTCATGCTATGCAGCTGGCAGTTTCGACTGTAAGTTTGCAGATATATATAAATCCATGCATGTTTTGGGTATCTGGCCCAGCTCTCATGATCCTTGCCGCTTTAAAACTATCAAATGAGACTAGTGGTAAGGCTTTTCAAAAGGACGAACTTCGATTAAGAATTATTGAGCTCAATGAAATTTTTGCTGTGGAATTTGTCATAATTAAGTCACGGGAGGAGTTGGAATTCATCAGAAATCTCGAAACACTCTCACAGCTAAGAGTCATGCAGATAAGCGATAAGATACTATTCACACGCAATGAAACAGCTGATATTTTACTAAGTTCTCTGGTGCCATTCCTTTGTTGTTATTTCCAAGTAATCGAGACAATTTTAGAAAAGGTAAGCTTCAGTTCTTTCTTCAGTTTGCTCCCAGATAACTTGTGGATTGTGACTTGTTTACAGTGTGCTGATcaagacttcaatgaaaaagatTTACTGGTAGCCGTTCAGCAGAGAATCGAGGCAGCATTAACAGCGCGACCAAAATACATTCATCCATACTGCCTGTCACTGGACAACATAAAGTCAGCACTAGCATCATTCACCCAAAACTCCTTCGTGCAGCAGGAGAAAAAGGCCAACGCTACTAAATATCGATGCCACCAAACTAAACTGTTAAGTTTACGTAATAATTTCCTGCAATATTTGCAGCTTTTGCCATTCACCATCAACGAATATTGCTATATTATATCCAAGCTTTAAttcgttgttttgtttttgttaatgaAGTTTTCTATTTATAAAGTCCTTTAAGCAAATTTTAGTTTTGCCTGTGTGTTTATGCTCGATTGGAAATGTACCTATTATTGCGTATTGAATAAGATAGTATTGTATGCGTAGAGTGTATGGTTAAGTAGGTATTAAAAGgtcaaaatatatatagtaaTTTTTaccagcaaaacaaaaatatttctcacTTAAAATCATATAACATTTAGGTT harbors:
- the LOC119659062 gene encoding dihydroxyacetone phosphate acyltransferase yields the protein MPPTPKNYRNSVEAELNHHAYMSNYQNILEQGHAPVMTKEYKPKLPRTFDKYLTPDELKTVVFNNPRIQLLLESMASNSKQTRKEVDKKAKEILNEIGLARNLAMIRWAGMCITTIGRRILSGVYVNEANIIRVRDKMGNLPILYLPSHRSYCDFILMSYICFKYDIEIPGIAAGMDFYSMVGMGSFLRKTGAFYMRRSFSGDDLYWEIFREYMHALVIDYHIGIEFFIEGTRSRNFKALVPKVGLLSMALEPLFMGQVPDIMVVPVSVSYDKVLEEQLFVTELLGVPKPKESTKGFLRALKKLDQKFGRMYVDFGEPISAKNFFGSNLDRIRHSNVAPYLQKLSKNEIALIKELGFEVVQKQQERIVITTFNLIAYFYSYNVFLNTRLSLEQLCNGVLILKNIFDRLGAHVAAKEKSINMDVIESIEIHSNILHFPTAGSNLELVRPTIQLNDVNLKTLKGHYLNAHAMQLAVSTVSLQIYINPCMFWVSGPALMILAALKLSNETSGKAFQKDELRLRIIELNEIFAVEFVIIKSREELEFIRNLETLSQLRVMQISDKILFTRNETADILLSSLVPFLCCYFQVIETILEKCADQDFNEKDLLVAVQQRIEAALTARPKYIHPYCLSLDNIKSALASFTQNSFVQQEKKANATKYRCHQTKLLSLRNNFLQYLQLLPFTINEYCYIISKL